The following nucleotide sequence is from Apium graveolens cultivar Ventura chromosome 4, ASM990537v1, whole genome shotgun sequence.
cttgtatgtttagagtttggatggaattataatgattttgggttataaatcttggttgttggttgacgaaccttaagtataattagtagctcttgtttgagattaaataagttggaaaaatcatgaggttatggactgagttagtaaggtttggatgaagtttggtggtattggtggtcatgagttgatttgtggttgattggagtagtttaaaatttggtaatcgcgtaaacatagccgtcgtaatgtccgatttactttaagactgttttgttcttaacaatcaggaaccgtgaactcactgttaggttttgagcattgccatgattagatagttcatgttacgagcttcgtttttatatgtggttcgtttgaatccgatgtatggtttaggagaaacgaccgttttaagtaacagcgtttcgcgaccgaaccattacccctcgccttactttgaaaccttggttaaggactttaaatgactaattggggtatgaaacaattatgttaagtggatcaggcagttggtaaggtactcgcgaaagaatcactttaaaattcttaatggttaatttattaaaaatggtggagccgagggttctcgagcgacgtaagtgaatcgttaagcgcaaaagcaagcgttagagtctaattggttaaagtctagtttcttaagcgaccggggtttaattccgacttatgttgttgttcataggttgtcggacccactctaagcttaagtctatccgggagcagtcaggcaagttttctacccgtataactgttgttgtgatgtatatgtgtatatgcatggtcttgtgataaatgcatatttgttattagcaaattcttgcgatatattggagcatgtgatatggtatatatgcatgcctgtttcgtattcttgatttatatatctgttggttcaaattcttattagttgcataatacctatgttagagataagcagtagttgcgtataccctgagtataggggacccaaaggtgaacccttttctaaaaccgggagtatatgtttccgagtatatgatatatatatttatatatatatatatatatattgatatggtttttaaaaactattaatcgaataaggtttattcgataactttatattatttaataaatattacttgaatattcattcgaggacttatgactcactttatattatttaataaatattacttgaatattcattcaaggacttatgactcactttatattatttaatgaatattacttgaatattcattcgaggacttatgactcactttatattatttaatgaatattacttgaatattcattcgaggacttatgactcactttatattatttaatgaatattacttgaatattcattcgaggacagatgactccgcttatattatttaattgaatattatttgaatattcatatgaggacctatgactccaattattttctgaaatgtattctttattttactaaagaataatgtgtcgataatcaaacttatttttttgattattcaaataaagatagtactttcgtataagaatatctttggttatttaatactcatttcaagtataagttttacaacttctacttcaattatttgtataaagattattctttaagggaatattatttaaatgataatattcagatattttctaatatattgggactcatttactttattaaatcatcattactccaaacactctttaaagtgttttcgaatctttaaaatgattttaaaaaaaagttagagcggatcccaaaactcattttttatatatttaagatcttccttttaaaggggatttaaatactcgctcaaaaccagagggatccggctctgtggtgtattttatatttgcaacaaggttgcggttttggtaaatgaattgattacttacccaacgttcgagaagtaagtccatctatcgagtaggcataagcaacatgggctcagtgggcgtccatgaaagtgtaagtggctcagtgggagtccatcaaatgtgtaagtggctgagtggcagtccagcataaggtcctattgcgaccagggtgatgaccagtggggaattcgtccatctactagtagaaaatgttacttattggtatctttgcctaatcagcaagatactgggtttatgccacaattcttttcctttccaaaaattcattggatgttacaaactctgttcatactttacatgacagaggttttcaggaaatgtataaagagatatatatgtggatatatatcgggacttaatgaagtatatcataacttcattttattcaataatacttcaaagatttaatctattcaaatcttgtcttgtagtctcatctatgtgatgaactgttgaaagctcattataccttgaacggtggtagttcaagtagtattcggatataagtatattggagtatcttgtaacttcatcttttaaacttatatctagtaaatgattatcttgtgcatgtcaaagattttcggaaaaacgttgagacaaggttagatatatgagatcaccttgcaacgatattttatacagttataaacgggaactctgtgtatattatacatgtcagaggatttcaaagattgtgaaaagtatatatgtatatatatactgaatattttgcgacttggtcgcgttaagatatcagcttggttcatttcttcttgaccaagactttcatgtgtactatgagaaagctcatatattgttagttattatacataccttgctttcttctttcatcacacaacatcagatagacaagatgaacaagaccaagctcccaattcgcgagcggataggaaacgttccgcagtttcctataggcgttgatgtcgctgtagctgagttaggaactaccaataggctaggctttcaacttttgatgtaccagacttatgtatctttatcaattgtaataatggcaaagaaatgtaaatttattcagaaaccctttttaggtgtattggcatataatttttggaataaaatgactcgtgttatttttggatattcatctctgagactataacttgtggtgtgtgtgtttattgtggggtcacagtacagagtacttgattgtttattaagattgggtgttattatgggaaatggaactcgtgacaacccggatccccgaccccgaatttgggggtgttacatgttcaatgtcaggatcagactattcatgccttggcttgggaactgatggctcgtttcctgttgcagctctcattggaacatgagggcctctttctatgcagtccacataggcctcatcttgagaaagcatgtgaagatgcatctttaccttccaatgatggtaattatctttatccagaaaagggatcttgactctaacatccttcttgttcatcttgttgtattgttttgatctttaaactctttgtaagttaagagcttgctctgataccaattgttagtcctttaacaatatgacaagaattacagaaggggggttgaatggaattcttgaaactttttcttgaaataaaatgttctaactcaaatataaatataagtgtattgattagcacagtgcgaaataaaacttaagtgaattaaaacacaagtaattaaaataagagtctttaaaaactttctggtggatttgaatgattccgccagagatatatattatatatcgagagaactctgtgtaatgttcacagctgcttacaaatgttgaactactgagaatacagagaaatgctaagaattctgcttacaaatgtttcttaATAGTTGTATCTCAGATTCATGTatctatttgctgcttcttggtttatatatattaccaagattacaaagtcaaaagacagaatcattataaaaactatcgggtctaatgctttgctactttgttctctattacccagttaataggcttcctcatttcatttgcatacacttcgacgcatgtgactatgctgtcactatcaactgatatttgaatcctttatccgttgagtacatgatcatccgtcgattttatgatcatccgttgatggcttcactgaacatccgtcgactgctatattgagcatccgttgatagccatttgatcatccgtcgatggctttgttaatcatccgtcggtagctattttggcacttgacttcaattcacttatgcagaattacaagacatcatctatgtacaattaatcaacctattctgcatatctagttaaagtcaacatgacttatatgctattacagaatctatacaaaggtgtatgtagaaatgtgctacagactcattattacataagctactcactcgatggataataagtcatcatccgtcgggactgtaatgagttatccgtcgggactatagttcttatccgtcaagtgctacattatttcactaaataaaatctactaaggtgttttgttcatgtaatcatcaagtacacaaaaTATGCACAGCATTCCTAGATATTTCTATTTCCTCTATTTTTGACAACCAAACAAGTGTATCATAAATAAATTCCTAAAAAGTTCAAATTCCTGGATAAAAGTCTGTATACCAAATAACCTCTTAGAATTATaaaaaatcaaatcaaatttAGTGAATAACGTTAGTTGTTTTGATATCAAATAAGCCATGATTATCGAATAAACCCAAAGAAACGGAGGAAGTATTTAGACATGCTCAAGGATCACCCTTTCCTATCAATCtggactatatatatatatagagagagcCCTGATTTATGCTCATGCTGACCCTAGTAGGATCTATAAGATATTAGGTAAAATATGTTGAAACATTGTAATTTGATGATATTAACTATACTGGTTAGTTATATTTAAAAATggtatattattaaaattttatattgttataaatagaatatattaTTTCAATATGGTAATAAATGATTAGATCTTTTTTACAGATTTTTTACGAATTTGTAATGGTTTAACAAATATAGTCAACATTAACATGTTGGCTATATTTATAAATAAGGGAAATGTATCATTTGagataattttttatatataatctcaatattttttatttataatatatattgatGATTTTTAGTTAAGAGTTCTCTTAATCCCATAGACCCATTTTTTATCTTCTGCTTGCGAGAGAAGAGCAACAGTATACTGCCtgtattatgattttttttatattattattattatattaattagTTTGTAATATACACGATAAACTATAAAAAATGCAGAAACCACAACTTTTGTTGGCTGAGaaaatgttaatatatatatatattttttgtttttaATCTTAATTTTAATAAAGTAAAAAGCAGTaagtatacatatatatatgtaggGACATGAAAATGAAATGAAGAACATACAAAAATTATTAAGATCTTTGAAACTTTCTAtttcttcttcattcttcttggATTGACAATGTCCAAACAAAATCACTGGAATGTTTCAAATTAGAATGTAAAACATGGACTCTAACTTCACCCATATGATCCATGACCtgtttaaataattttaaacTTCTTTATTTCCAATATTGTAGAATTTAAACATTCATTAAATTAAAGAGCTCCAAAtattttcaagaatttaaaagcCTATTAAGCGGACGATTAAGCGGGGCTTAAGCGGTATCGAAATTAAAAGCGTTTGAATTAGTGCAAATTGGATAACTAAGTGTTTAGTAAAGTTTAAGCAGTTTTAAACAGAATTAAGCGAATTTTGGTCGTTTAAGCGGTTATTGACCAAATTAAACGGGGATTAAAAATAActagaaaaagaaaaatattatttttaaaagagatgtaatttaatatttttaaatgttaCTTGTATTTTTAAAGTTAATTATGACTTTGTGAATGATCATTTTATTGATTTATTATAATATGTGgatgttatttttttatttaaaaatatttattatttttaatatataaatatatatatatatatatatatctgtttaTTTATAATCTGATTAATGGTccacttttaaaattatttaaatatctATTTTAAAAGTAAACTCACCGCTTAAATTCGATTTACGCTTTTTACGACAATAATCTAAACAATGATACTAATTTAAGATACAAATTGCTCCTTTCTGAAAAAAAAGAGAGGAGGAAAACACTGGCATCACGTGCCGGCAAgcaaacaaaaaaaaaataaaaaggagGCCCCAAAGCAAACCAAATCACAAAGAAAACAGGATTTAACGACGACGACGACCCGCTAACTCCGTTAATATCCGGCAACTCCCAAGTCCCCATCCAACGGCTATTACTTGTCTATTCTTTCTGTACCCTCCCCGCCTCATTCTAATCTAACGCACCACATTTGATTCAACCTCCCTCGATAATCGTACTCTAAACTCACTCCCCCCACCCCactatattattattattattattattacactCCTTCAATATAACACAAATCTCTCCCAACATCTCTCTCCTCTCCTCTCTCCCAACACACTGTTTATCATATCTCCGATGAAGTCACCGGCGCCGGAGATTCCAAGCTAAAAAATATCAAATTTTCCTCGAAATGGAGACGCAGAAGAGCACGGCGAAGCTTACAAGAACGCAGTCGTCGCTTCTCCGGTCATCTCCGACCATTCGATCGTCAATACAAAGCTTATCCGATATAAACGAGATGACAAATGAAGATGATTACGACCTAGAAGAACAAAAGTTCCATAAACCGGGTTTGAACCCGGTTCGACCCGGTTTCACCCGGTTCGGACCGGTTACTGCTTTAGCATTTCTATCAGTTTATACactttatatatattaccaaggaGATGATTTAAATACTTCTGAGAATTTACTGCTTGTTTTGGTATTTGTTGCTCTAGTTGTTTTTATTGCTGGTAAAAACAAGGGGTTGATTCAATTAGGGTTTGTACTTGTCAGAAAATTTAGTAATGAGTGgtttaaaaaattagggttttttagggatgataataataataaaccGGTTCAGTGGTTTATTGGTGATTCTGATAAGGGTTTTTTTAAATCTGATGTTGAAATTGAAGATGACGGGGATGTTGTGAGAGAAGGTGTTGAGTTTTATAGTAATGGGGATTTTTATGAAGGTGAGTTTTATAAGGGCAAGTGTAATGGGAGTGGTGTTTATAACTATTTTGTCAATGGGAGGTATGAGGGTGACTGGATTGATGGCAAGTATGATGGCTATGGAATTGAGAGTTGGGCTCGAGGAAGTCGATATAAAGGACAGTATCGACATGGATCCAGACATGGCTATGGTGTTTATAGGTTTTATACTGGGGATACTTATGCAGGGGAGTGGTTTAATGGACAGAGTCATGGAACTGGACTGCAGACTTGTTCCGATGGCAGTTGTTATGTTGGTGAATTTAAGTATGGCTTCAAACATGGACTTGGTTGTTACCATTTCAGGTCAAGATTTGTTGTTTTCGGTTTGTTTTTAAGTTTGAATCTTGAGTTGTTTTTCTTTGTGTTTAGATTGTGATTTAGGTGGATGTTATGGAAATTTAATTGTTAGAGATAGGGTTGAAAGATGATTAGTTTAAGTTAAACTGATAGATAATACTAataaagatgaaatatttgtagTCTTGGTTAAATTTAATGTTGATTTGTTTGTTTGTTAATAGCCCCTGACTGAACTTTTTGTGTCTGAAAATAATAAATCAATTGTAAAATTGTGGTAAGTTTTGCCATCAGGATTCATTTGGCATGTCCGCACTGTAGAGTTCAATAATCTTCACTTGCATTTATCTTTGTTGTATTGAATCTTGGTTCTAACTTTAGTTGCATTGATACTTCATGCATACTTCATTTGTCAAGTTCACATCTGAGCAATGTCATTTTATActataatttttgtaatttttctGTTACTCTGATAATGATATTTGCAATGTTTTTTGAAGTTTGATTTGTAAAAAATTGCATTGCTCAAGTGGCAagtattaatatttttatatttaatgtTGCAGGAATGGAGATAGATATGCCGGAGAGTATTTTGGAGATAAAATACATGGATTTGGTGTCTATCACTTTGCTAACGGCCACTGCTACGAGGGATCGTGGCATGAAGGACGTAAGCAGGGTTTTGGAATGTATACTTTCCCAAATGGTTATTCAAGGTGTGGCGAGTGGGACACTGGCTCCCTAAAGACTTCGTTACCTCCGTTAACTGATGCAACCCTCAGGAGCGTGCAGGTAATTTGTTCTGCTCTCAGTAGTGTATCAAGAATGCGGCTGTGAATGAGTATATGAAAAGAGGGTGTTGACGTTTTCCATCTTTTCTTAAATTTTACTGGCAGGCTGCTAGAAAAACAGCCGAGAGCGCAATCCGGTTGCGCCAGGTTGATGATCACATAAACCAGGCAGTTACAGCCGCAAACAAAGCTGCAACTGCTGCAAGAGTTACTGCTGTAAAAGCAGTTCAAAACAGAATCGATGGGAAATTTTGTGACACTGACCTGTAGAATTCAAGCGATCTACTAGATGTGTAAATTTCTAcgtaatatataatttatatttactgAAAAAGGTTAACGTCGCCCcagtaaagccaaagctgaccaGAGGCTGAGATGAGTAAGTTTGAGGTCTGATTGACCACACTGTAATCTGTATATAAACTAATTTGTATATCAATGAAAGAGTTTTCTGAGTCCCTTGTACCAGTTCTGTGTATACACTTGCGGTTAAATTCATGTGGTTGGTCAAACATGAAAATATACTGAAATATGAGATCAGTAATTAACTGTCTTGCAAATTGCGATAACTGCAATTTGTACATTTTGTCAGCTTGGCTGTTGCATATTAGTATTTGGGACTAGTCAATCATTTAAGCATACGAAACCCAACTCAGTTGTATATAGGTCACCGCAAATAATTTATTCTGACTAATGAAAGATGATGATTcgtttattttttatttttttgaatggCCATTCATCAGGATTAATCAAGTTTTTATTTGTTTATGCCTACAATTACATTTATTCCGACTTTATTTTTTAGAGTAATGCTACGTAACTCAAAAGTCGTACCAAAATAGTTATAAAGTGACGTGACATGACACGTGTTTAATTATAATTCATGGGTATATATAAATGTACGCGGGTTCCCATATTATTACTAGGAAAATTACAATTTGTAAAGATTTGGGAACAATTTTTGTAATAATATTTAGGAATTCTAGCATTTTcctattttttattttattttcagctGAACACAATCGTTTGGTATAGAAGGAATGAAGAGGTTTTTTTAGTTAGGAACGCCATTTGAAATGGAGTTCATCCCAGTTCAAATGGTGATTCTACCTGTTTTTTTTTTTGCCATTTTTCCCAATCCCTCCTTCCCAACATGAAATAGTGCAATTTAGATGTTTCGAGGTCCATTTTTGGTTAGTTAGAAAATGTGAttgaattattattttattttaattaatttattggACCTTAACATATTGTTGTTCTATTTTAAAACaagtaaaaaaaatgaatttataATATGTAGAATATTGTCATTTTTAGCTCTGAAAATGGTTGACGGAATAAAATATTGTTAAAATGATAgagtatatatattatatataaattatatgattttgtttttcatatttattatattttgtgTTTAATTgaatttttgtaaataaattttaatattttattgtaggaggcaaaataatcctaaaattggaaaaattggagaataaaaatatgattttggAGATTTACTAGAAGAAAAATTGGATTTTTCGAACTGCACGCGCATGCTACACTGTTTGGGCATTATCTTGAGTTTTAGAATTTTAAATTGGACGATTTAACAGTCCACGCGAACATAACGAGATTCTCTTTCATTCTAAGGTGGTCCAAAGGTCAATATTCATCTGGAGCGGCCCAGACTTTCTGAAGAAAAGTCAGCTACGAATTTTTCTTGTAAAACAGAATCAATTCgagaaatttatttttattttcctcaaagctttaaaaataaattaattagaTACATATATAGATCAGATATTATTTTTAGGTATAACGTTCTTGAAAAAGAAAAGAGAGGCTACGCTCAAGAGGGAAAAAGCTGAAGAAGGGGAGATTGCTGCATATACAGATTTCATCCTTTCTCTTTAATTTTCCATTATGTTTACATACACTTGTGCATTGTTTTCTTTAGAGATGATGAACTAATTTTCTCTCTGGTcatttgataaattattttgttaatatATAAGTTGTATTCTTTTCTCTCTGTTTTGTGGTCTTATTAGTTGTTTATGTTGATTTGTGTTTATTGCTTCTCAAAGATTGGTCACCCTTGAGATTGATTTCATAATTTAGGTGGGTTTGGAAGAGAAATCCTAAGTTAAGACACGATCATTATATCTAGGattaataaatatattaatttgtgGTTATGATAGAAATATACCTAAACACCCTAAGAAGTCCAATTAAGACTTGTTAATACATCATTATTTTAGATTAGCAATTAGACCACGAGAATAAAGGTTAAAAAAAACTTGTTAAAGAACATATGATGAAGTTAAAAGCCTAGTTTTCATTCTCTTagaatttattatttaatatttaagatAGTTTAATTATTTACTGATAATTTAGTAAATACTTGCTTGATTTTTATTAGACTCGAATTAAAAGATAAGTAATAATTGGTATTTAGCAGCTTATAAATAGTCTTCGTGGAAACGATTTTTTATACTACTTGTTGCGATACGTGCTCTTGCATTAAGGTTGTAACACCGACAATATAAAACTAGTTCACGAAGCATGTTGAGGAGTCTATTAAACACGTTTTtcttaaattaaatttaaaattatcgGCCCGTATCAAAAAAATTGTATCCTACTTTGATACAAGTAAGAAAAAATGAAATTATAACATGTAGAATATTGTTATTTTGAGCTCCGAAAACAACTTTTAACACTTATTCCATGGGTAAATGAGATAATTCACCAATGTACAATACTCAAACTTATTTCTACCTGGGTTTTTTTTGCAGTTTTTCCCTCCCTTGACAAATTTTTAAGCTGTGTTTGTAAATGTAATAAGTTTGTTTACTTAAAAATAGTTGTTATTTTAAGCTATAAAATGATGTTACTATACTTCTTCGTTCTTCAGTTCAAACACACCGAAATTGAAACACACTAGAAATTGGAACACACTAAAATTTGAAACATACTTAACATAAGAAGATAGTGTCTCATTGTCCATGTTGTGGACACAACTTGTTTATCTTTGTATGCCCTTCCCGGTGGCAATGATTACACTTCTACCCTAATCGGGACTGATCCATCTCAGTGATAAGTggaattttataccacttagaacgtcttataatggcttgaattgatgtcttgaaatcaagtattttgtgtatttgatgcgtttttctagtatttttacatttcagggtataacttgcgaatttagggggattgcatcaaaataagcctagggaagtacttggaatcagttgcggggagttgtgcgaagaa
It contains:
- the LOC141718466 gene encoding uncharacterized protein LOC141718466 translates to METQKSTAKLTRTQSSLLRSSPTIRSSIQSLSDINEMTNEDDYDLEEQKFHKPGLNPVRPGFTRFGPVTALAFLSVYTLYIYYQGDDLNTSENLLLVLVFVALVVFIAGKNKGLIQLGFVLVRKFSNEWFKKLGFFRDDNNNKPVQWFIGDSDKGFFKSDVEIEDDGDVVREGVEFYSNGDFYEGEFYKGKCNGSGVYNYFVNGRYEGDWIDGKYDGYGIESWARGSRYKGQYRHGSRHGYGVYRFYTGDTYAGEWFNGQSHGTGLQTCSDGSCYVGEFKYGFKHGLGCYHFRNGDRYAGEYFGDKIHGFGVYHFANGHCYEGSWHEGRKQGFGMYTFPNGYSRCGEWDTGSLKTSLPPLTDATLRSVQAARKTAESAIRLRQVDDHINQAVTAANKAATAARVTAVKAVQNRIDGKFCDTDL